In Pongo abelii isolate AG06213 chromosome 5, NHGRI_mPonAbe1-v2.0_pri, whole genome shotgun sequence, a single genomic region encodes these proteins:
- the RNF146 gene encoding E3 ubiquitin-protein ligase RNF146 isoform X1 produces the protein MCWMAGCGEIDHSINMLPTNRKANESCSNTAPSLTVPECAICLQTCVHPVSLPCKHVFCYLCVKGASWLGKRCALCRQEIPEDFLDKPTLLSPEELKAASRGNGEYAWYYEGRNGWWQYDERTSRELEDAFSKGKKNTEMLIAGFLYVADLENMVQYRRNEHGRRRKIKRDIIDIPKKGVAGLRLDCDANTVNLARESSADGADSVSAQSGASVQPLVSSVRPLTSVDGQLTSPATPSPDASTSLEDSFAHFQLSGDNTAERSHRGEGEEDHESPSSGRVPAPDTSIEETESDASSDSEDVSAVVAQHSLTQQRLLVSNANQTVPDRSDRSGTDRSVAGGGTVSVRSRRPDGQCTVTEV, from the coding sequence GATGGCTGGCTGTGGTGAAATTGATCATTCAATAAACATGCTTCCTACAAACAGGAAAGCAAACGAGTCCTGTTCTAATACTGCACCTTCTTTAACCGTCCCTGAATGTGCCATTTGTCTGCAAACATGTGTTCATCCAGTCAGTCTGCCCTGTAAGCACGTTTTCTGCTATCTATGTGTAAAAGGAGCTTCATGGCTTGGAAAGCGGTGTGCTCTTTGTCGACAAGAAATTCCCGAGGATTTCCTTGACAAGCCAACCTTGTTGTCACCAGAAGAACTCAAGGCAGCAAGTAGAGGAAATGGTGAATATGCGTGGTATTATGAAGGAAGAAATGGGTGGTGGCAGTACGATGAGCGCACTAGTAGAGAGCTGGAAGATGCTTTTTCCAAAGGTAAAAAGAACACTGAAATGTTAATTGCTGGCTTTCTGTATGTCGCTGATCTTGAAAATATGGTTCAATATAGGAGAAATGAACATGGACGTCGCAGGAAGATTAAGCGAGATATAATAGATATACCAAAGAAGGGAGTAGCTGGACTTAGGCTAGACTGTGATGCTAATACCGTAAACCTAGCAAGAGAGAGCTCTGCTGACGGAGCGGACAGTGTATCAGCACAGAGTGGAGCTTCTGTTCAGCCCCTAGTGTCTTCTGTAAGGCCCCTAACGTCAGTAGATGGTCAGTTAACAAGCCCTGCAACACCATCCCCTGATGCAAGCACTTCTCTGGAAGactcttttgctcattttcaacTCAGTGGAGACAACACAGCTGAAAGGAGTCAtaggggagaaggagaagaagatcATGAATCACCATCTTCAGGCAGGGTACCAGCACCAGACACCTCCATTGAAGAAACTGAATCAGATGCCAGTAGTGATAGTGAGGATGTATCTGCAGTTGTTGCACAGCACTCCTTGACCCAACAGAGACTTTTGGTTTCTAATGCAAACCAGACAGTACCCGATCGATCAGATCGATCGGGAACTGATCGATCAGTAGCAGGGGGTGGAACAGTGAGTGTCAGATCTAGAAGGCCTGATGGACAATGCACAGTAACtgaagtttaa
- the RNF146 gene encoding E3 ubiquitin-protein ligase RNF146 isoform X2 — protein sequence MMAGCGEIDHSINMLPTNRKANESCSNTAPSLTVPECAICLQTCVHPVSLPCKHVFCYLCVKGASWLGKRCALCRQEIPEDFLDKPTLLSPEELKAASRGNGEYAWYYEGRNGWWQYDERTSRELEDAFSKGKKNTEMLIAGFLYVADLENMVQYRRNEHGRRRKIKRDIIDIPKKGVAGLRLDCDANTVNLARESSADGADSVSAQSGASVQPLVSSVRPLTSVDGQLTSPATPSPDASTSLEDSFAHFQLSGDNTAERSHRGEGEEDHESPSSGRVPAPDTSIEETESDASSDSEDVSAVVAQHSLTQQRLLVSNANQTVPDRSDRSGTDRSVAGGGTVSVRSRRPDGQCTVTEV from the coding sequence GATGGCTGGCTGTGGTGAAATTGATCATTCAATAAACATGCTTCCTACAAACAGGAAAGCAAACGAGTCCTGTTCTAATACTGCACCTTCTTTAACCGTCCCTGAATGTGCCATTTGTCTGCAAACATGTGTTCATCCAGTCAGTCTGCCCTGTAAGCACGTTTTCTGCTATCTATGTGTAAAAGGAGCTTCATGGCTTGGAAAGCGGTGTGCTCTTTGTCGACAAGAAATTCCCGAGGATTTCCTTGACAAGCCAACCTTGTTGTCACCAGAAGAACTCAAGGCAGCAAGTAGAGGAAATGGTGAATATGCGTGGTATTATGAAGGAAGAAATGGGTGGTGGCAGTACGATGAGCGCACTAGTAGAGAGCTGGAAGATGCTTTTTCCAAAGGTAAAAAGAACACTGAAATGTTAATTGCTGGCTTTCTGTATGTCGCTGATCTTGAAAATATGGTTCAATATAGGAGAAATGAACATGGACGTCGCAGGAAGATTAAGCGAGATATAATAGATATACCAAAGAAGGGAGTAGCTGGACTTAGGCTAGACTGTGATGCTAATACCGTAAACCTAGCAAGAGAGAGCTCTGCTGACGGAGCGGACAGTGTATCAGCACAGAGTGGAGCTTCTGTTCAGCCCCTAGTGTCTTCTGTAAGGCCCCTAACGTCAGTAGATGGTCAGTTAACAAGCCCTGCAACACCATCCCCTGATGCAAGCACTTCTCTGGAAGactcttttgctcattttcaacTCAGTGGAGACAACACAGCTGAAAGGAGTCAtaggggagaaggagaagaagatcATGAATCACCATCTTCAGGCAGGGTACCAGCACCAGACACCTCCATTGAAGAAACTGAATCAGATGCCAGTAGTGATAGTGAGGATGTATCTGCAGTTGTTGCACAGCACTCCTTGACCCAACAGAGACTTTTGGTTTCTAATGCAAACCAGACAGTACCCGATCGATCAGATCGATCGGGAACTGATCGATCAGTAGCAGGGGGTGGAACAGTGAGTGTCAGATCTAGAAGGCCTGATGGACAATGCACAGTAACtgaagtttaa
- the RNF146 gene encoding E3 ubiquitin-protein ligase RNF146 isoform X3, whose amino-acid sequence MAGCGEIDHSINMLPTNRKANESCSNTAPSLTVPECAICLQTCVHPVSLPCKHVFCYLCVKGASWLGKRCALCRQEIPEDFLDKPTLLSPEELKAASRGNGEYAWYYEGRNGWWQYDERTSRELEDAFSKGKKNTEMLIAGFLYVADLENMVQYRRNEHGRRRKIKRDIIDIPKKGVAGLRLDCDANTVNLARESSADGADSVSAQSGASVQPLVSSVRPLTSVDGQLTSPATPSPDASTSLEDSFAHFQLSGDNTAERSHRGEGEEDHESPSSGRVPAPDTSIEETESDASSDSEDVSAVVAQHSLTQQRLLVSNANQTVPDRSDRSGTDRSVAGGGTVSVRSRRPDGQCTVTEV is encoded by the coding sequence ATGGCTGGCTGTGGTGAAATTGATCATTCAATAAACATGCTTCCTACAAACAGGAAAGCAAACGAGTCCTGTTCTAATACTGCACCTTCTTTAACCGTCCCTGAATGTGCCATTTGTCTGCAAACATGTGTTCATCCAGTCAGTCTGCCCTGTAAGCACGTTTTCTGCTATCTATGTGTAAAAGGAGCTTCATGGCTTGGAAAGCGGTGTGCTCTTTGTCGACAAGAAATTCCCGAGGATTTCCTTGACAAGCCAACCTTGTTGTCACCAGAAGAACTCAAGGCAGCAAGTAGAGGAAATGGTGAATATGCGTGGTATTATGAAGGAAGAAATGGGTGGTGGCAGTACGATGAGCGCACTAGTAGAGAGCTGGAAGATGCTTTTTCCAAAGGTAAAAAGAACACTGAAATGTTAATTGCTGGCTTTCTGTATGTCGCTGATCTTGAAAATATGGTTCAATATAGGAGAAATGAACATGGACGTCGCAGGAAGATTAAGCGAGATATAATAGATATACCAAAGAAGGGAGTAGCTGGACTTAGGCTAGACTGTGATGCTAATACCGTAAACCTAGCAAGAGAGAGCTCTGCTGACGGAGCGGACAGTGTATCAGCACAGAGTGGAGCTTCTGTTCAGCCCCTAGTGTCTTCTGTAAGGCCCCTAACGTCAGTAGATGGTCAGTTAACAAGCCCTGCAACACCATCCCCTGATGCAAGCACTTCTCTGGAAGactcttttgctcattttcaacTCAGTGGAGACAACACAGCTGAAAGGAGTCAtaggggagaaggagaagaagatcATGAATCACCATCTTCAGGCAGGGTACCAGCACCAGACACCTCCATTGAAGAAACTGAATCAGATGCCAGTAGTGATAGTGAGGATGTATCTGCAGTTGTTGCACAGCACTCCTTGACCCAACAGAGACTTTTGGTTTCTAATGCAAACCAGACAGTACCCGATCGATCAGATCGATCGGGAACTGATCGATCAGTAGCAGGGGGTGGAACAGTGAGTGTCAGATCTAGAAGGCCTGATGGACAATGCACAGTAACtgaagtttaa